A genomic window from Streptomyces sp. WMMC940 includes:
- the ppdK gene encoding pyruvate, phosphate dikinase: MSENKDQKFVYDFTEGNKDLKDLLGGKGANLAEMTNLGLPVPPGFTITTEACKVYLDSGEEPAALRDEVSAHLDALEQRMGKKLGQADDPLLVSVRSGAKFSMPGMMDTVLNIGLSDTSVEGLAKQAGDDRFAWDSYRRLIQMFGKTVLGVDGELFEDALEGAKEAKKVTVDTDLDASDLKKLVKQFKKIVKSETGRDFPQDPREQMDLAIKAVFDSWNGDRAKLYRRQERIPHDLGTAVNVCSMVFGNLGPDSGTGVAFTRDPASGHQGVYGDYLQNAQGEDVVAGIRNTVPLADLESIDKKSYDQLMQIMETLETHYKDLCDIEFTIERGQLWMLQTRVGKRTAGAAFRIATQLVDQGLIDEAEALQRVTGAQLAQLMFPRFDEAAQVEKLGRGIAASPGAAVGKAVFDSYTAVKWSRSGEKVILIRRETNPDDLDGMIAAEGILTSRGGKTSHAAVVARGMGKTCVCGAEELEVDTKRRRMTVNGTVVEEGDVVSIDGSTGKVYLGEVPVVPSPVVEYFEGRMHAGADDADELVQAVHRIMAYADRVRRLRVRANADNAEDALRARRFGAQGIGLCRTEHMFLGERREMVEKLILADTDDEREEALKALLPLQKKDFVELFEAMDGLPVTVRLLDPPLHEFLPDITELSVRVALAEARKDANENDLRLLQAVHRLHEQNPMLGLRGVRLGLVIPGLFTMQVRAIAEAAAERRNAKGDPRAEIMIPLVGTVQELEIVREEAEEVIAEVEARTGVELKLALGTMIELPRAALTAAQIAEAAEFFSFGTNDLTQTVWGFSRDDVEASFFTAYLEKGIFGVSPFETIDKDGVGSLVRNAAAAGRATRPDLKLGVCGEHGGDPESVHFFHEVGLDYVSCSPFRIPVARLEAGRAAAQSSGSDSR, encoded by the coding sequence GTGTCGGAAAACAAAGATCAGAAGTTCGTCTACGACTTCACCGAGGGCAACAAGGACCTCAAGGACCTCCTCGGTGGCAAGGGTGCGAACCTCGCCGAGATGACCAACCTCGGTCTGCCCGTCCCCCCGGGCTTCACCATCACCACGGAGGCCTGCAAGGTCTACCTCGACAGTGGTGAGGAGCCCGCGGCACTGCGTGACGAGGTGAGTGCGCACCTCGACGCGCTGGAGCAGCGCATGGGCAAGAAGCTGGGCCAGGCCGACGACCCGCTGCTGGTGTCCGTACGCTCCGGGGCCAAGTTCTCCATGCCCGGGATGATGGACACGGTCCTGAACATCGGTCTGTCCGACACGTCGGTGGAGGGCCTCGCCAAGCAGGCCGGCGACGACCGCTTCGCGTGGGACTCCTACCGCCGGCTCATCCAGATGTTCGGCAAGACCGTCCTCGGCGTCGACGGCGAGCTGTTCGAGGACGCCCTGGAGGGCGCCAAGGAAGCCAAGAAGGTCACGGTCGACACCGACCTGGACGCCTCCGACCTGAAGAAGCTGGTCAAGCAGTTCAAGAAGATCGTCAAGTCCGAGACCGGCCGCGACTTCCCGCAGGACCCGCGCGAGCAGATGGATCTGGCCATCAAGGCCGTCTTCGACTCCTGGAACGGCGACCGGGCGAAGCTCTACCGCCGTCAGGAGCGCATCCCGCACGATCTCGGCACCGCGGTCAACGTCTGCTCCATGGTCTTCGGCAACCTCGGCCCGGACTCCGGCACCGGTGTCGCGTTCACTCGCGACCCCGCCTCCGGCCACCAGGGCGTGTACGGCGACTACCTGCAGAACGCGCAGGGCGAGGACGTCGTCGCCGGTATCCGCAACACGGTGCCGCTCGCGGACCTGGAGTCGATCGACAAGAAGTCGTACGACCAGCTGATGCAGATCATGGAGACGCTGGAGACGCACTACAAGGACCTGTGCGACATCGAGTTCACCATCGAGCGCGGCCAGCTGTGGATGCTGCAGACCCGGGTCGGCAAGCGCACCGCGGGTGCCGCCTTCCGCATCGCCACCCAGCTCGTGGACCAGGGCCTCATCGACGAGGCCGAGGCGCTCCAGCGCGTCACCGGCGCGCAGCTCGCACAGCTGATGTTCCCGCGCTTCGACGAGGCCGCCCAGGTCGAGAAGCTCGGCCGGGGCATCGCCGCCTCCCCGGGTGCGGCGGTCGGCAAGGCCGTCTTCGACTCCTACACGGCCGTCAAGTGGTCCCGTTCCGGCGAGAAGGTCATCCTGATCCGCCGTGAGACCAACCCGGACGACCTCGATGGCATGATCGCGGCCGAGGGCATCCTGACCTCCCGCGGCGGAAAGACCTCCCACGCGGCCGTCGTCGCCCGCGGCATGGGCAAGACCTGCGTCTGCGGTGCCGAGGAGCTGGAGGTCGACACCAAGCGCCGCCGGATGACGGTGAACGGCACGGTCGTGGAGGAGGGCGACGTCGTCTCCATCGACGGTTCCACCGGCAAGGTGTACCTCGGCGAGGTCCCGGTCGTGCCGTCCCCGGTGGTGGAGTACTTCGAGGGCCGGATGCACGCGGGCGCCGACGACGCCGACGAGCTGGTCCAGGCCGTGCACCGGATCATGGCCTACGCGGACCGGGTGCGCCGGCTGCGGGTACGGGCCAACGCCGACAACGCCGAGGACGCGCTGCGTGCCCGCCGCTTCGGTGCCCAGGGCATCGGGCTGTGCCGCACCGAGCACATGTTCCTCGGTGAGCGCCGCGAGATGGTCGAGAAGCTGATCCTCGCCGACACCGACGACGAGCGCGAGGAGGCGCTGAAGGCGCTGCTGCCGCTGCAGAAGAAGGACTTCGTCGAGCTCTTCGAGGCGATGGACGGGCTGCCGGTGACGGTGCGGCTGCTGGACCCGCCGCTGCACGAGTTCCTGCCGGACATCACCGAGCTGTCGGTGCGCGTGGCGCTCGCGGAGGCCCGCAAGGACGCCAACGAGAACGACCTGCGCCTGCTGCAGGCGGTGCACCGGCTGCACGAGCAGAACCCGATGCTGGGCCTGCGCGGCGTCCGTCTCGGTCTGGTCATCCCCGGCCTGTTCACCATGCAGGTGCGGGCCATCGCGGAGGCCGCGGCGGAGCGGAGGAACGCCAAGGGAGACCCGCGTGCCGAGATCATGATCCCGCTGGTGGGCACGGTCCAGGAGTTGGAGATCGTCCGCGAGGAGGCCGAGGAGGTCATCGCGGAGGTCGAGGCCAGGACCGGCGTGGAGCTGAAGCTGGCGCTGGGCACGATGATCGAGCTGCCGCGTGCCGCGCTGACCGCCGCCCAGATCGCGGAGGCGGCCGAGTTCTTCTCGTTCGGCACGAACGACCTCACCCAGACCGTGTGGGGCTTCAGCCGGGACGACGTGGAGGCGAGCTTCTTCACGGCCTACCTGGAGAAGGGCATCTTCGGAGTCAGCCCGTTCGAGACGATCGACAAGGACGGCGTCGGTTCGCTGGTGCGCAACGCGGCCGCGGCCGGCCGGGCCACCCGACCGGACCTGAAGCTCGGCGTCTGCGGCGAGCACGGCGGCGACCCGGAGTCGGTGCACTTCTTCCACGAGGTGGGCCTGGACTACGTCTCCTGCTCGCCGTTCCGGATCCCCGTGGCCCGTCTGGAGGCGGGTCGCGCGGCGGCGCAGTCCTCCGGGAGCGACAGCCGCTGA
- a CDS encoding ArsR/SmtB family transcription factor encodes MLRIHFTGEDLARVRMAARPDVLWEAILSFHRLRDRRGATVFGEWRTETRARLNGETRLLAALVPQRGYFPDFLTPPEALEGLEEGLEAVRATPARRLGAELALLAAERPHSVLTGRLAGLAEGADGPMGRLVGALRSYHRSAIEPYWPHVQAAVEADRAVRGRALLDGGADELLASLPPMLRWRAPVLEADYPVDRELRLEGRGLLLQPSYFCRGTPVVRRDPDLPPVLVYPVTHTGSPVTWERDGLSLGRLVGHTRSAVLQSIGSGCTTSELARRAGVSLASASQHACVLREAGLVVTLRNGNAVLHTMTPLGTALLRGRAQRDPEPPGVLTPGTVPSPRR; translated from the coding sequence GTGCTGCGAATCCACTTCACCGGTGAAGACCTCGCCAGGGTGCGGATGGCGGCCAGACCGGACGTTTTGTGGGAAGCGATTCTGAGTTTCCACCGTTTACGGGACCGGCGCGGCGCCACCGTCTTCGGGGAATGGCGGACGGAAACCCGGGCCCGGCTGAACGGTGAAACACGGCTCCTCGCGGCCCTCGTTCCGCAGCGAGGCTATTTCCCGGACTTCCTGACTCCGCCCGAGGCGCTGGAGGGCTTGGAGGAGGGCCTGGAGGCGGTGCGCGCCACCCCGGCGCGCAGGCTCGGTGCCGAGCTGGCCCTGCTCGCCGCGGAGCGGCCGCACTCCGTGCTCACGGGCCGGCTCGCCGGGCTCGCCGAGGGCGCGGACGGGCCGATGGGCCGGCTCGTGGGGGCGCTGCGCAGCTACCACCGGTCGGCGATCGAGCCGTACTGGCCGCACGTCCAGGCCGCGGTGGAGGCCGATCGTGCCGTGCGCGGCCGGGCCCTGCTCGACGGGGGAGCGGACGAGCTGCTGGCCTCCCTGCCGCCGATGCTGCGCTGGCGGGCGCCGGTGCTGGAGGCCGACTACCCGGTGGACCGCGAACTGCGGCTGGAGGGGCGCGGGCTGCTGCTGCAGCCGTCGTACTTCTGCCGCGGCACGCCCGTCGTCCGCCGGGACCCGGACCTGCCGCCGGTGCTGGTCTACCCCGTGACGCACACCGGGTCCCCGGTGACGTGGGAGCGGGACGGGCTGTCGCTGGGCAGGCTGGTGGGGCACACCCGCTCGGCGGTGCTGCAGTCCATCGGCAGCGGCTGCACGACGAGCGAGCTCGCCCGCAGGGCGGGGGTGTCGCTCGCCTCCGCCAGCCAGCACGCGTGCGTGCTGCGGGAGGCCGGGCTCGTGGTCACGCTGCGGAACGGGAACGCGGTGCTGCACACGATGACGCCGCTGGGCACGGCCCTGCTGAGGGGCCGCGCCCAGCGTGATCCGGAGCCGCCGGGGGTGCTTACGCCCGGAACGGTCCCGTCACCTCGTAGGTGA
- a CDS encoding alkaline phosphatase PhoX, with the protein MERRSFLRGAVIGTSAAAFGGTLWQGAASAAPAQPGAGPYGALGSADANGIRLPAGFTSRVIARSGQKVASTSYTWHNAPDGGACFADGSGWIYVSNSEINPSGGASAVRFSSAGAITGAYRILSGTRTNCAGGKTPWNTWLSCEEVSLGYVYETDPWGVQAAVRRDAMGRFKHEAAAADPVRKAVYLTEDESNGCLYRFLPTTWGDLSSGTLQVLVAGTATAGSFSWANVPDPDGSPTATRSQVSGAKRFNGGEGCHYANDTVWFTTKGDNRLWQLNLTSGTYELAYDDSLVTGGSAPLTGVDNVTGSSSGDLFVAEDGGNMEICLITPDDVVAPFLRISGQSGSEITGPAFSPDGRRLYFSSQRGTSGSSSGGITYEVTGPFRA; encoded by the coding sequence GTGGAACGACGCAGCTTCCTGCGCGGAGCGGTCATCGGCACGTCCGCGGCGGCCTTCGGCGGCACGCTGTGGCAGGGTGCCGCCTCCGCGGCCCCGGCCCAGCCCGGCGCCGGGCCGTACGGGGCGCTCGGCTCGGCCGACGCCAACGGCATCCGGCTGCCGGCCGGATTCACCAGCAGGGTGATCGCCCGGTCCGGGCAGAAGGTCGCCTCCACCTCGTACACCTGGCACAACGCCCCCGACGGCGGGGCCTGTTTCGCCGACGGCTCCGGCTGGATCTACGTGTCCAACTCGGAGATCAACCCTTCCGGCGGGGCGAGCGCGGTCCGGTTCTCCTCGGCGGGCGCGATCACCGGGGCGTACCGGATCCTGTCGGGCACCCGCACCAACTGCGCGGGCGGGAAGACCCCGTGGAACACCTGGCTGTCGTGCGAGGAGGTCAGCCTCGGCTACGTCTACGAGACCGATCCGTGGGGCGTGCAGGCCGCCGTCCGCCGCGACGCGATGGGCCGGTTCAAGCACGAGGCCGCGGCCGCCGACCCGGTCCGCAAGGCGGTGTACCTGACCGAGGACGAGTCCAACGGCTGCCTCTACCGCTTCCTCCCCACGACCTGGGGCGACCTGTCCTCCGGCACGCTCCAGGTGCTGGTCGCCGGCACCGCGACCGCCGGGTCGTTCAGCTGGGCGAACGTGCCCGATCCGGACGGCTCCCCCACCGCGACCCGCAGCCAGGTGTCCGGAGCGAAGAGGTTCAACGGCGGAGAGGGCTGCCACTACGCCAACGACACCGTCTGGTTCACCACCAAGGGCGACAACCGTCTCTGGCAGCTCAACCTCACCAGCGGCACCTATGAACTCGCCTATGACGACTCGCTGGTGACGGGCGGCTCGGCCCCGCTCACCGGCGTGGACAACGTCACCGGCTCGTCCTCCGGCGATCTGTTCGTCGCGGAGGACGGTGGCAACATGGAGATCTGCCTCATCACCCCCGACGACGTCGTCGCGCCGTTCCTGCGGATCAGCGGCCAGTCCGGCTCGGAGATCACCGGACCGGCCTTCTCCCCGGACGGGCGGCGGCTGTACTTCTCCAGCCAGCGCGGCACCAGCGGCAGCTCGTCGGGCGGCATCACCTACGAGGTGACGGGACCGTTCCGGGCGTAA
- a CDS encoding VOC family protein, giving the protein MTQMIFVNLPVKDLDASKAFWEAVGYTFNPRFTDETAACLVISDSIFAMLLTEARFKDFTRKDVADAATSTEVIVALSAESREKVDELTDAALAAGGSPANEPQDHGFMYGRSFQDPDHHIWEVVWMDEKAVEGGE; this is encoded by the coding sequence ATGACCCAGATGATCTTCGTGAACCTGCCGGTGAAGGACCTCGACGCGTCGAAGGCCTTCTGGGAGGCGGTCGGTTACACCTTCAACCCCCGGTTCACCGACGAGACCGCCGCCTGCCTCGTCATCAGCGACTCCATCTTCGCGATGCTGCTGACCGAGGCCCGGTTCAAGGACTTCACCAGGAAGGACGTCGCCGACGCCGCCACCAGCACCGAGGTGATCGTCGCGCTGAGCGCCGAGAGCCGCGAGAAGGTCGACGAGCTGACCGACGCGGCCCTCGCGGCCGGTGGCTCGCCGGCGAACGAGCCGCAGGACCACGGCTTCATGTACGGCCGTTCCTTCCAGGACCCGGACCACCACATCTGGGAGGTCGTCTGGATGGACGAGAAGGCCGTCGAGGGCGGCGAGTAG
- a CDS encoding DinB family protein: MTPPRVRPPFVADERHQLVGWLDMQRAIVHYKCEGLAEADAHRAVLPSSPLMTVAGLISHLRWTENAWFEVLFLGRPADGPQFAESPEDADMRVEGVPLARLLEDYERQCAISNEIIAAHSLDETGRHPDYESSAASLRWMLIHMVEETARHAGHLDTVRELLDGEKGYY; the protein is encoded by the coding sequence ATGACTCCTCCCCGTGTACGTCCCCCCTTCGTGGCAGACGAGCGGCACCAGCTGGTCGGCTGGCTCGACATGCAGCGTGCGATCGTCCACTACAAGTGCGAGGGCCTCGCGGAAGCGGACGCCCACCGGGCCGTCCTGCCGAGCTCGCCCCTGATGACGGTGGCGGGCCTCATCTCCCATCTGCGGTGGACCGAGAACGCCTGGTTCGAGGTCCTCTTCCTCGGCCGGCCCGCCGACGGCCCGCAGTTCGCCGAGTCGCCGGAGGACGCCGACATGCGGGTCGAGGGCGTCCCGCTGGCACGGCTGCTGGAGGACTACGAGCGGCAGTGCGCGATCTCGAACGAGATCATCGCGGCCCACTCGCTCGACGAGACCGGCAGGCACCCCGACTACGAGTCGTCCGCCGCGTCCCTGCGCTGGATGCTGATCCACATGGTGGAGGAGACCGCCCGGCACGCCGGTCACCTGGACACCGTCCGGGAACTGCTCGACGGGGAGAAGGGCTACTACTGA
- the nirD gene encoding nitrite reductase small subunit NirD — translation MTIQDAPPTTLQIELDGSWLSVCEITRLTPGRGMAALLPDGRQAAVFLDRAGTPYAIDNRDPFTGAQVLSRGLVGAADGRVFVASPLLKQRFDLATGRCLDDDEVSVRAFTVRWA, via the coding sequence ATGACGATCCAGGACGCACCACCGACCACGCTCCAGATCGAACTGGACGGCAGCTGGCTGTCCGTCTGCGAGATCACCCGGCTCACCCCGGGCCGCGGCATGGCCGCCCTGCTCCCCGACGGGCGGCAGGCCGCGGTCTTCCTGGACCGCGCGGGGACGCCGTACGCGATCGACAACCGCGACCCGTTCACCGGCGCCCAGGTCCTGTCGCGGGGCCTGGTGGGCGCCGCGGACGGGCGGGTGTTCGTCGCCTCCCCGCTGCTGAAGCAGCGGTTCGACCTGGCGACGGGCCGCTGCCTGGACGACGACGAGGTGTCGGTGCGCGCGTTCACGGTGCGCTGGGCCTGA
- the nirB gene encoding nitrite reductase large subunit NirB, with product MTTPTIVLVGHGMVGQHFLEALAERGVTGRARVVVLCEEPRPAYDRVQLTSYFSGRTPDDLSMVEDGFMARHGIELHLDDPAEHIDRAARTVTSRSGRTITYDTLVLATGSYPFVPPVPGRDAEGCFVYRTIEDLLAIEEYAKTSRTGVVVGGGLLGLEAAGALKGLGLDTHVVEFAPRLMPVQVDDGGGAALLRTIEGMGLTVHTGVGTQEIVADGPAVTGMKLSDGSTLATDLVVFSAGVRPRDQLARDTGLTVGERGGIVVDERCRTSDPDVYAIGECALASDGRVYGLVAPGYDMAKTVADVLADRTSDSAFTGADTSTKLKLLGVDVASFGDAHGTAEGCLDVVYSDSRSGVYKKLVVGADGTLLGGVLVGDADSYGMLRPLTGSVPPVPPEQLVLPAGAGAPVALGPSALPDEAVICSCHNVTKGEICAHTTLPEVKKCTKAGTGCGSCVKVIGQLLPQAADQGLCGCFSYTRSELYEIVRTLGLTSYAELLDSHGQEEARGGDGCETCKPAVGSILASLGNGYILDGEQGALQDTNDHFLANLQRNGSYSIVPRIPGGEITPEKLIVIGEVARDFGLYTKITGGQRIDMFGARVDQLPAIWTRLVDAGFESGHAYGKSLRTVKSCVGQTWCRYGVQDSVRMAIDLELRYRGLRAPHKLKSAVSGCARECAEAQSKDFGVIATANGWNLYVGGNGGATPRHADLLAQDLSDAELVRLIDRFLMFYIRTADRLERTSVWLERLEGGLDHLRDVVVHDSLGLCGELEAMMAGHVAGYRDEWAETLDDPDRLRRFVSFVNAPDAPDPSVRFVPERDQIKPDLTVLTLEGTLAR from the coding sequence ATGACCACCCCCACGATCGTGCTCGTCGGCCACGGGATGGTCGGCCAGCACTTCCTGGAGGCCCTCGCGGAGCGCGGCGTCACCGGCCGCGCCCGGGTCGTGGTGCTGTGCGAGGAACCGCGCCCCGCCTACGACCGGGTCCAGCTCACCTCGTACTTCTCCGGCCGGACGCCCGACGACCTCTCGATGGTCGAGGACGGCTTCATGGCGCGGCACGGCATCGAGCTCCACCTGGACGACCCGGCGGAGCACATCGACCGTGCCGCCCGCACCGTCACCTCGCGCAGCGGGCGGACGATCACGTACGACACGCTCGTCCTGGCCACCGGCTCCTACCCGTTCGTGCCGCCCGTCCCCGGCCGCGACGCCGAGGGCTGCTTCGTCTACCGCACCATCGAGGACCTCCTCGCGATCGAGGAGTACGCCAAGACCTCCCGCACCGGCGTCGTCGTCGGCGGCGGACTCCTCGGCCTGGAGGCGGCCGGCGCGCTCAAGGGCCTGGGCCTGGACACCCACGTCGTGGAGTTCGCGCCCCGGCTGATGCCGGTGCAGGTCGACGACGGCGGCGGCGCCGCGCTGCTGCGCACCATCGAGGGCATGGGCCTGACCGTCCACACCGGCGTCGGCACCCAGGAGATCGTCGCCGACGGCCCCGCCGTCACCGGGATGAAGCTCTCCGACGGCTCGACGCTCGCCACCGACCTGGTGGTCTTCTCCGCCGGCGTGCGCCCCCGCGACCAGCTGGCCCGCGACACGGGCCTCACCGTCGGCGAACGCGGCGGCATCGTCGTCGACGAGCGCTGCCGCACCTCCGACCCGGACGTGTACGCGATCGGCGAGTGCGCCCTCGCCTCGGACGGGCGGGTCTACGGGCTCGTCGCGCCCGGCTACGACATGGCGAAGACCGTCGCGGACGTCCTCGCCGACCGCACCTCCGACAGCGCCTTCACCGGAGCGGACACCTCCACCAAGCTGAAGCTCCTCGGCGTGGACGTGGCCTCGTTCGGCGACGCGCACGGCACGGCTGAGGGCTGCCTGGACGTCGTCTACTCCGACTCCCGCTCCGGGGTCTACAAGAAGCTGGTCGTCGGCGCGGACGGCACCCTGCTCGGCGGCGTCCTGGTCGGCGACGCCGACTCCTACGGCATGCTCCGCCCGCTCACCGGCTCGGTACCGCCCGTGCCGCCGGAGCAGCTGGTGCTGCCCGCCGGAGCCGGGGCTCCCGTCGCGCTCGGACCGTCCGCGCTGCCCGACGAGGCCGTGATCTGCTCCTGCCACAACGTCACCAAGGGCGAGATCTGCGCCCACACCACCCTGCCCGAGGTGAAGAAGTGCACCAAGGCGGGCACGGGCTGCGGAAGCTGCGTCAAGGTCATCGGCCAGCTGCTGCCGCAGGCCGCCGACCAGGGCCTGTGCGGCTGCTTCTCGTACACCCGCAGCGAGCTGTACGAGATCGTCCGCACGCTCGGCCTCACCTCGTACGCCGAACTCCTCGACTCCCACGGGCAGGAGGAGGCCCGCGGCGGCGACGGCTGCGAGACCTGCAAGCCCGCCGTCGGTTCGATCCTCGCCAGCCTCGGCAACGGCTACATCCTCGACGGCGAGCAGGGCGCGCTGCAGGACACCAACGACCACTTCCTCGCCAATCTGCAGCGCAACGGCTCCTACTCGATCGTGCCCCGCATCCCCGGCGGGGAGATCACCCCCGAGAAGTTGATCGTGATCGGCGAGGTCGCCCGGGACTTCGGCCTCTACACCAAGATCACCGGCGGCCAGCGGATCGACATGTTCGGTGCCCGTGTGGACCAGCTCCCCGCGATCTGGACCCGCCTGGTGGACGCCGGCTTCGAGTCCGGCCACGCCTACGGGAAGTCGCTGCGCACGGTCAAGTCCTGCGTGGGGCAGACCTGGTGCCGCTACGGGGTCCAGGACAGCGTCCGGATGGCGATCGACCTGGAGCTGCGCTACCGCGGCCTGCGCGCCCCGCACAAGCTGAAGTCGGCGGTCTCGGGCTGCGCCCGCGAGTGCGCGGAGGCGCAGTCGAAGGACTTCGGCGTGATCGCCACCGCCAACGGCTGGAACCTGTACGTCGGCGGCAACGGCGGGGCGACCCCGCGCCATGCGGACCTGCTCGCCCAGGACCTGTCCGACGCCGAACTCGTCCGGCTCATCGACCGGTTCCTGATGTTCTACATCCGCACCGCGGACCGCCTGGAGCGCACCTCGGTCTGGCTGGAACGTCTGGAGGGCGGACTCGACCACCTGCGGGACGTCGTGGTGCACGACTCCCTCGGGCTGTGCGGCGAACTCGAGGCGATGATGGCCGGGCACGTGGCCGGCTACCGCGACGAATGGGCCGAGACCCTCGACGACCCGGACCGGCTGCGCCGCTTCGTGTCGTTCGTGAACGCGCCGGACGCGCCGGACCCGTCCGTGAGGTTCGTCCCCGAACGGGACCAGATCAAGCCGGACCTCACCGTTCTCACCCTGGAAGGGACGCTCGCACGATGA
- a CDS encoding NAD(P)/FAD-dependent oxidoreductase — protein MDSRIVVIGAGMAGARLARQLAPACDVTLLGEEPHAPYNRVLLADVLAGRYAPEVIALPPVPDGTAEVRRGVRAVRIDREARTVHCADGSSVVYDRLVLATGSNPVLPPLRGLDGGLPDGVHPFRTLDDCLALAASARPGGRAVVVGGGLLGVSAARALAERGTDVVVAHQGPTLMDRHLDPEAGGLVRRHLEGLGVEVHTECHARGLRHHGGSVTGVELADGFVLDADQVVLACGVRPRTGLAADAGLTVGQGVVVDDTLTTSDPYVHAIGDCAEHAGTVYGLATPALEQADVLAAVLTAAAVPGQGPDAPRYTGTRSLTRLTLGSAGAFDVAAFGEPSPRPGDDVVRLADATRGAYRKVVVRGDRLVGGVLLGDLAAVGALARAWEGDDPLPEAPLLHLLTTDGGL, from the coding sequence ATGGATTCGAGGATCGTGGTGATCGGCGCCGGGATGGCGGGCGCGCGGCTGGCGCGGCAGCTCGCCCCGGCGTGCGACGTCACGCTGCTCGGCGAGGAGCCGCACGCCCCCTACAACAGGGTGCTGCTGGCCGACGTCCTGGCCGGCCGGTACGCACCCGAGGTGATCGCGCTGCCGCCGGTCCCGGACGGTACGGCCGAGGTGCGGCGCGGGGTGCGGGCGGTACGGATCGACCGCGAGGCGCGGACCGTGCACTGCGCGGACGGCTCGTCGGTGGTGTACGACCGGCTGGTGCTGGCGACCGGGTCGAACCCGGTGCTGCCGCCGCTGCGCGGGCTCGACGGCGGGCTGCCGGACGGCGTCCACCCCTTCCGCACCCTCGACGACTGCCTGGCACTCGCGGCATCGGCCCGGCCCGGCGGCCGCGCGGTCGTCGTCGGCGGCGGGCTGCTCGGCGTCTCCGCCGCGCGGGCGCTCGCGGAACGCGGCACGGACGTGGTCGTCGCCCACCAGGGCCCCACCCTGATGGACCGCCACCTCGACCCGGAGGCGGGCGGCCTGGTTCGCCGCCACCTGGAGGGACTCGGCGTGGAGGTCCACACCGAGTGCCACGCCCGGGGGCTGCGCCACCACGGCGGGTCCGTCACCGGGGTCGAGCTCGCCGACGGCTTCGTCCTCGACGCCGACCAGGTCGTCCTCGCCTGCGGCGTCCGCCCCCGCACGGGCCTCGCCGCGGACGCGGGCCTCACGGTCGGCCAGGGCGTCGTCGTCGACGACACCCTGACCACGTCGGACCCGTACGTCCACGCCATCGGCGACTGCGCCGAACACGCGGGCACCGTCTACGGGCTGGCGACCCCCGCCCTGGAACAGGCCGACGTGCTGGCGGCGGTCCTGACCGCCGCGGCCGTGCCGGGCCAGGGGCCGGACGCCCCGCGCTACACCGGCACCCGGTCCCTCACCCGGCTCACCCTCGGCTCCGCCGGCGCCTTCGACGTCGCCGCCTTCGGGGAGCCCTCGCCGCGGCCCGGGGACGACGTCGTGCGGCTCGCAGACGCCACCCGCGGCGCCTACCGGAAGGTCGTCGTCCGAGGCGACCGGCTCGTCGGCGGCGTTCTCCTCGGAGACCTCGCCGCCGTCGGCGCCCTCGCCCGGGCCTGGGAGGGCGACGACCCGCTCCCGGAAGCACCCCTGCTCCACCTGCTCACCACCGATGGAGGACTCTGA
- a CDS encoding sulfite exporter TauE/SafE family protein yields the protein MPDISLTTLVFLCVAAAAAGWIDAVVGGGGLLLLPALLLGMPQVPAAQILGTNKAVAIVGTTGAAVTYVRRAPVRVGTAVRIGLAALAGSMGGAFFAAGISSEVLRPVIMVVLLGVAAFVLLRPSFGTHADRGPVTRARIATAIVLVGGGIGFYDGLFGPGTGTFLVLALTAVLHLDLVAASATAKIVNVCTNAGALAMFAYQGTVLWRLAALMAVFNLAGGMLGARTALRKGAEFVRGVLLVVVFSLVAKLAFDQWSG from the coding sequence ATGCCCGACATATCGCTGACCACCCTCGTCTTCCTCTGCGTGGCCGCCGCGGCGGCCGGCTGGATCGACGCGGTGGTCGGCGGAGGGGGGCTCCTGCTCCTGCCGGCGCTGCTGCTCGGCATGCCGCAGGTGCCGGCCGCGCAGATCCTCGGCACCAACAAGGCGGTCGCCATCGTCGGCACGACCGGCGCGGCGGTCACCTATGTCCGCAGGGCGCCGGTGCGGGTGGGGACGGCCGTACGGATCGGGCTCGCCGCGCTCGCCGGCTCCATGGGCGGGGCGTTCTTCGCCGCGGGCATCAGCAGCGAGGTGCTCCGGCCCGTGATCATGGTGGTGCTGCTGGGCGTCGCGGCGTTCGTCCTGCTGCGCCCGTCCTTCGGTACCCATGCGGACCGGGGACCGGTCACCCGCGCCCGGATCGCCACCGCGATCGTCCTCGTCGGCGGCGGGATCGGATTCTACGACGGCCTGTTCGGGCCCGGCACCGGCACCTTCCTGGTGCTCGCCCTGACCGCCGTGCTCCATCTGGACCTGGTCGCGGCCTCCGCCACCGCCAAGATCGTCAACGTGTGCACCAACGCCGGCGCCCTCGCGATGTTCGCCTACCAGGGGACGGTGCTGTGGCGGCTGGCCGCGCTGATGGCGGTGTTCAACCTGGCGGGCGGCATGCTCGGCGCGCGGACGGCGCTCCGCAAGGGCGCGGAGTTCGTGCGCGGGGTGCTGCTCGTGGTCGTGTTCTCGCTGGTGGCGAAGCTGGCGTTCGACCAGTGGTCGGGGTAG